One window of the Ignavibacteriales bacterium genome contains the following:
- the rpsD gene encoding 30S ribosomal protein S4 — protein sequence MARYTDSVCKLCRRERQKLFLKGQKCYTEKCPIEQRNYPPGQHGLSRRSKVSEYGVQLREKQKIKRSYGLLETQFRNYFEKATSQKGRTGENLIKLLERRLDNVVFRLGFASSRKQARQLITHRHIIVNSTLVDIPAYLLKAGDVIQIKDKSKKLDAIHNSLKRVKDNTYGWLTVDKATLSGTFVQIPERADVPLNANEQLVVELYSK from the coding sequence ATGGCAAGATACACTGATTCAGTTTGTAAATTATGTAGAAGAGAAAGACAAAAGCTTTTCCTTAAAGGACAGAAATGTTATACGGAAAAATGTCCGATCGAACAAAGAAACTATCCTCCAGGACAACACGGATTATCAAGAAGATCTAAAGTTTCTGAATACGGAGTACAGTTAAGAGAAAAACAAAAAATTAAAAGATCATATGGTTTACTAGAAACTCAGTTTAGAAATTATTTTGAAAAAGCTACCAGCCAAAAAGGTAGAACTGGTGAAAACCTAATCAAACTTCTTGAAAGACGGTTGGACAACGTTGTTTTTAGACTTGGATTCGCATCATCCAGAAAACAAGCAAGACAACTTATAACACATAGACATATAATTGTTAATAGTACTCTTGTAGATATCCCTGCATATTTACTAAAAGCAGGTGATGTTATTCAAATAAAAGATAAGAGCAAGAAATTAGATGCAATTCATAATTCACTAAAAAGAGTAAAAGATAACACATACGGTTGGCTTACTGTTGATAAAGCAACACTTTCCGGTACCTTTGTTCAAATTCCGGAAAGAGCTGATGTTCCATTGAATGCTAATGAACAATTAGTAGTTGAGCTTTACTCGAAATAA
- a CDS encoding DNA-directed RNA polymerase subunit alpha, which yields MSVSSLKMPEAVVLDEANYTNSFGRFTLQPLERGFGVTLGNSLRRVLLSSLQGAAITSVKFSGVLHEFTTIEGVVEDVSEIILNLKQVRMKFLSKKPNKIDISLAGPGEWTAGDIQKASNEVEILNPELHIATLNKSAKLDIEIRVGKGVGYVPAQENIVADQTIGVIPIDSIFTPIKLVKYEVENVRIGDKNDFEKLTFEITTDGSITPDDALTQAAKVLREHVQLFINFDIEQEEEQNVSQKDSESERIKKILLTPVDDLELSVRSHNCLKAANIKNLAELVRKDEQEMLKFRNFGRKSLAELMEIVETLGLDFGMDVDKYIKEDSESH from the coding sequence ATGAGTGTATCATCTTTAAAGATGCCAGAAGCTGTTGTTCTTGATGAAGCCAATTACACAAACTCGTTTGGAAGATTTACACTGCAGCCGCTGGAAAGAGGTTTTGGTGTTACCTTAGGTAACTCACTACGCAGAGTACTTTTATCATCGTTGCAAGGTGCTGCTATAACTTCTGTTAAGTTTAGCGGTGTGCTGCATGAGTTTACTACGATTGAAGGAGTTGTTGAGGATGTTTCAGAGATTATATTAAATCTCAAACAAGTAAGAATGAAATTTCTTTCTAAGAAACCAAATAAAATTGATATTTCATTAGCCGGACCAGGTGAATGGACTGCAGGTGATATTCAAAAAGCAAGTAATGAAGTTGAAATATTAAACCCTGAATTACATATTGCAACGCTTAATAAAAGCGCTAAATTGGATATTGAAATTAGAGTTGGTAAAGGCGTTGGTTACGTACCTGCTCAAGAGAATATTGTAGCCGATCAAACAATTGGTGTAATACCGATTGATTCGATTTTTACTCCAATTAAACTTGTTAAGTATGAAGTTGAAAATGTTAGAATTGGTGATAAGAATGATTTTGAAAAATTAACATTTGAAATTACCACTGACGGCTCAATTACACCTGATGATGCACTTACACAAGCAGCAAAAGTTTTAAGAGAGCATGTTCAATTGTTCATCAACTTTGATATTGAACAAGAGGAAGAACAAAATGTTAGTCAAAAAGACAGCGAATCTGAGAGAATCAAAAAAATATTATTAACTCCGGTTGATGATCTTGAATTAAGCGTAAGATCGCACAATTGTCTTAAAGCTGCAAACATTAAAAATCTTGCAGAGTTAGTTAGAAAAGATGAGCAGGAAATGCTCAAGTTTAGAAATTTCGGAAGAAAGTCCTTAGCAGAGTTAATGGAAATAGTTGAAACTCTTGGTCTTGATTTTGGAATGGACGTAGATAAATATATTAAAGAAGATTCTGAATCACATTAA
- the rplQ gene encoding 50S ribosomal protein L17 — MNHSVKGRKLGRTASHRAALLNALTTSLLKYKRIKTTEAKAKEARTFVEKLITKAKKNDLHVRRHVLSFINDKEVVHELFSEIIPKIGDRPGGYTRVVKLGNRNGDAAAMAILELVDYNDVANKKAEEHKAKRDLKAKDKAEKKGSDGIEEATVVEEKTSKKSK; from the coding sequence ATGAATCACAGCGTTAAAGGAAGAAAATTAGGCAGGACAGCAAGCCATCGCGCAGCATTGCTTAACGCATTAACAACTTCCCTCTTGAAGTATAAAAGAATTAAAACTACTGAAGCGAAAGCTAAAGAAGCTAGAACCTTTGTAGAAAAATTAATTACCAAAGCTAAAAAAAATGATTTACACGTCCGCAGACACGTATTATCATTTATAAATGATAAAGAAGTTGTTCATGAACTTTTTAGTGAAATTATTCCTAAAATTGGAGATCGACCAGGCGGATACACTAGAGTTGTAAAACTTGGCAATCGCAATGGTGATGCAGCAGCAATGGCAATTTTAGAATTAGTTGATTATAATGATGTTGCTAATAAAAAAGCTGAAGAGCATAAAGCTAAACGTGATTTGAAAGCCAAAGATAAAGCTGAAAAAAAAGGTAGTGATGGAATAGAAGAAGCTACTGTTGTTGAAGAAAAAACCAGCAAAAAAAGTAAGTAA
- a CDS encoding YihA family ribosome biogenesis GTP-binding protein has product MFENPKFIASAYSVADLPKERFPEVVLCGRSNVGKSSFINSIFNRKNLAKTSSTPGKTRSINYYDIDSKFYIVDLPGYGYAKISQSERKKWGTLVNDFFSSSGFIQLTIHLIDSRHKPTELDIKLNEMIRSLDIPYIVLLNKSDKLKQSEFSKAKKMATEFFPELLLNENLFYFSSVKGTGNKEIKKLLTTLFY; this is encoded by the coding sequence ATGTTTGAAAATCCAAAATTTATAGCATCTGCCTATAGTGTAGCTGATTTACCTAAAGAAAGATTTCCTGAGGTAGTACTTTGTGGAAGATCAAATGTTGGTAAATCCTCTTTTATTAACTCCATCTTTAATCGAAAAAACCTCGCTAAAACTAGTTCAACCCCAGGCAAAACAAGATCCATAAATTATTATGACATTGATTCAAAATTCTATATCGTAGATTTGCCGGGTTACGGCTATGCTAAAATCAGTCAATCCGAAAGAAAAAAGTGGGGAACGCTCGTAAATGATTTTTTTTCAAGTTCAGGGTTTATACAGCTAACCATTCATTTAATCGATAGCCGACATAAACCGACAGAATTGGACATCAAATTGAATGAAATGATAAGATCATTAGACATTCCGTATATAGTCTTACTAAATAAGTCTGATAAATTAAAGCAATCCGAATTTTCTAAAGCAAAGAAAATGGCCACCGAGTTTTTTCCGGAACTGCTCCTAAATGAAAACCTATTCTATTTTTCATCAGTAAAAGGAACTGGAAATAAAGAAATTAAAAAACTACTTACCACATTATTTTATTAA
- a CDS encoding GAF domain-containing protein: MDKRQKKRILIFLLVPVLAILLFITDDLLIRVITIAVIIIYVAFIIFLRDSVRFDGRYSINEKDEIDDDYTIPPVSDHDESFKIVSKTSKVEVITSDNYTPDFKINKTTLIPPDLRERFEEIANESLPPEIGHDGQFSFALEKMLTVIKDAYSAHTAVFFWYNKKKEKLTIEKFVSASPNEIARRKFDIEDDILSKIVQKGEPELLSDISPAAESDVIRYYDKAQGIRSFVGVPLFYEGSLIAIIAVDSKVGDQFGIETIYSLGRFVRVITMIIQIFEEKHSDSVSQQRLKGLLNLIGPETNFDTEDGVLSSMQNALSDLIEWDAFVFVYFKPVEQKFEALRVTNKTSLKYIGQGLQIDLSGTLVGKAIMSGIPVKIDDTASDSYKRYSKSEDLTFDGSFMAIPLMYGSQNFGVLCFESLKKNIYTNSDVKFLNNSVNIISYIIYSHSSQTLIKSLIALDLETRALNLETFKERLSSDLYKANTLNVPGALALIKIDEFLEQESLFDGDPLPKVLKVVAESIAKEMTPLTIFGRVDEKIFAVYFFNTDAKNVFIWAEKLRVKIARKPIAIVSKQNTYTISIGVASTHGKLDTDEVFSNAELALQKAVEKGGNAVRNIN; encoded by the coding sequence ATGGATAAAAGACAAAAAAAAAGAATACTTATATTTTTATTAGTTCCTGTTCTTGCAATTCTGCTTTTTATTACGGATGATTTATTAATACGGGTTATAACAATTGCTGTAATTATTATCTATGTAGCTTTCATTATCTTCTTAAGAGATTCTGTTAGGTTTGATGGCAGATATTCCATTAACGAAAAAGATGAGATTGATGATGATTATACTATTCCTCCCGTTAGCGACCACGATGAATCATTCAAAATAGTTTCTAAGACCTCTAAAGTTGAAGTAATTACTTCCGACAATTATACTCCTGATTTTAAAATAAATAAGACTACTTTAATTCCACCAGATTTGCGAGAAAGATTTGAAGAAATAGCAAATGAATCTCTACCGCCTGAAATTGGGCATGATGGGCAATTTTCTTTTGCCTTAGAAAAAATGCTAACCGTAATTAAAGATGCATACTCAGCACACACGGCAGTATTTTTTTGGTACAATAAGAAAAAAGAAAAATTAACGATTGAAAAATTTGTTTCAGCATCACCGAATGAAATTGCTAGAAGAAAATTTGACATTGAAGATGATATTTTAAGTAAGATAGTACAAAAAGGTGAGCCTGAATTATTAAGTGATATTTCTCCCGCAGCAGAATCTGATGTTATCAGATACTATGATAAAGCACAGGGGATAAGAAGTTTTGTTGGAGTTCCTTTGTTTTATGAAGGATCACTTATTGCTATAATTGCTGTTGATTCTAAAGTCGGTGATCAATTTGGAATAGAAACTATCTATTCTCTAGGAAGATTTGTTAGAGTTATAACAATGATCATCCAGATTTTTGAAGAAAAGCATTCTGATTCTGTTTCTCAGCAAAGATTAAAAGGTTTACTTAACCTAATTGGACCAGAAACTAATTTTGATACTGAAGACGGAGTTCTTTCTTCAATGCAAAATGCTTTAAGCGATTTAATCGAATGGGATGCTTTTGTTTTTGTTTACTTCAAACCCGTTGAACAAAAGTTTGAAGCGTTAAGAGTTACTAATAAAACTTCGCTAAAGTACATTGGACAAGGATTACAAATTGATCTTTCTGGAACACTGGTTGGTAAAGCAATAATGTCCGGTATTCCTGTAAAGATAGATGATACTGCATCAGATAGTTATAAGAGATATTCAAAATCTGAAGATCTAACTTTTGATGGTTCTTTTATGGCAATTCCATTGATGTATGGAAGTCAGAATTTTGGTGTTCTTTGTTTTGAAAGCCTGAAAAAAAACATTTATACAAATTCTGATGTTAAGTTTCTTAACAATTCGGTTAATATTATTTCCTACATTATTTACTCACACTCATCTCAAACCCTAATTAAAAGTTTAATTGCTCTCGATCTTGAAACTAGAGCACTTAATTTAGAGACTTTTAAAGAAAGACTAAGCTCCGATCTTTACAAAGCCAATACACTAAATGTCCCAGGCGCATTGGCACTAATAAAGATAGATGAATTTCTTGAACAAGAATCTTTGTTTGATGGCGATCCATTGCCAAAGGTTTTAAAAGTTGTTGCAGAATCAATCGCTAAAGAAATGACTCCATTAACCATTTTTGGCAGAGTAGATGAAAAAATATTTGCCGTTTATTTCTTTAACACTGATGCAAAAAATGTTTTTATCTGGGCAGAAAAACTGCGAGTGAAAATTGCTCGCAAACCAATTGCAATTGTTTCTAAACAAAATACTTACACCATTTCTATTGGTGTGGCTTCAACTCACGGAAAACTTGATACCGATGAAGTTTTTAGCAATGCGGAATTGGCACTACAAAAGGCTGTTGAAAAAGGCGGAAACGCCGTTAGAAATATTAACTAA
- a CDS encoding phosphopentomutase: MNNFFIIVLDGVGVGELLDANSYGDCGSNTLANIATSVNGLNLPNLQNLGIGNIIPIKGLDKINNPIASFGKMTELSKGKDSTTGHWELSGLFVDTDFDYFPKGFPQNITNKFLEVTDCNGFLGNKAASGTEIIKELGDEHIKTGFPIIYTSADSVFQIAAHQDVIPLEKLYKICDITRNEVLIYPLKVGRVIARPFIGLSGSYERTVYRKDYSLAPPSETILDLLQKNNINTVAIGKINDLFNDRGITVQLKSKSNKEGFGQLIKASNEYHNSLIFINLVDFDVYFGHRNDVAGFANALKDLDNFLPDFFKNLDSTDRVIFTADHGNDPTTPSTDHSREYVPVLYYGKNKITTDLGIRNTFSDVGKTAAAYFGIENNLKGTSFLNE, translated from the coding sequence ATGAATAATTTTTTTATAATCGTATTAGATGGAGTTGGGGTTGGAGAATTACTAGATGCTAATTCTTATGGAGATTGTGGCAGCAACACGTTAGCAAATATTGCAACTTCGGTTAATGGATTAAATCTTCCAAATCTTCAAAATCTTGGAATTGGAAATATTATTCCAATTAAAGGATTGGATAAAATTAATAATCCGATTGCCTCATTTGGTAAGATGACAGAACTTTCAAAAGGGAAAGATAGCACAACCGGACATTGGGAGTTAAGCGGTTTGTTTGTCGATACGGATTTTGATTACTTTCCAAAAGGGTTTCCCCAAAATATTACGAATAAATTTTTAGAGGTTACTGACTGTAATGGGTTTCTTGGAAATAAAGCGGCTTCGGGTACAGAAATTATCAAGGAACTTGGCGATGAACATATAAAAACGGGTTTCCCAATTATCTATACATCTGCTGATTCAGTTTTTCAGATTGCAGCCCATCAAGATGTTATTCCACTAGAAAAACTTTATAAAATTTGTGATATAACAAGAAACGAAGTTTTGATCTATCCCCTAAAAGTCGGGCGTGTAATAGCAAGACCTTTTATTGGTCTTAGTGGAAGTTACGAGAGAACCGTTTATCGAAAAGATTATTCATTAGCTCCTCCGTCAGAAACTATTCTTGATCTTTTGCAAAAAAATAACATTAACACTGTTGCGATTGGAAAAATTAATGACCTTTTTAACGATCGTGGAATTACCGTTCAACTAAAATCAAAATCTAACAAAGAAGGATTTGGACAGCTAATAAAGGCTTCAAATGAATATCATAACAGTTTAATTTTTATAAACCTTGTGGATTTTGATGTTTACTTTGGGCATCGTAATGATGTTGCAGGTTTTGCAAATGCTCTTAAGGATTTGGATAATTTTCTTCCTGATTTTTTTAAAAATCTTGATTCTACAGACAGAGTTATTTTTACGGCAGATCACGGGAACGATCCAACCACACCAAGTACAGATCATAGTAGGGAATATGTTCCTGTTTTATATTATGGGAAAAATAAAATTACAACGGATTTGGGAATAAGAAATACATTTTCGGATGTTGGAAAAACTGCTGCAGCCTATTTCGGGATCGAAAATAATTTAAAAGGTACAAGTTTCTTGAATGAATGA
- a CDS encoding PIN domain-containing protein: MKIDATPKYLLETDILIDYLSINDPGRKPLLQTLMQKGICFTSVLNASELFMVAKSEHQKEKVRDLLNALKVLGLHSRYSLSISDCANSFKTIRDALFYILAEQNRLTIVSFNPERYSGLKVQSIHPHSV, from the coding sequence ATGAAAATTGATGCAACTCCAAAATATCTGTTGGAAACAGATATACTTATAGATTATTTAAGCATTAACGATCCTGGTAGAAAACCATTACTCCAAACGTTGATGCAAAAAGGAATTTGTTTTACCTCTGTATTAAACGCTTCAGAATTATTTATGGTTGCAAAGTCGGAGCATCAAAAAGAAAAAGTAAGAGATTTATTAAACGCGCTCAAAGTACTTGGTTTACATTCCAGATATAGTTTATCAATTTCTGATTGTGCAAATAGCTTTAAAACCATTCGCGATGCATTGTTTTATATTTTAGCTGAACAAAATAGATTAACCATTGTCTCGTTTAATCCAGAACGATATTCGGGTTTAAAAGTACAATCAATTCATCCTCACTCGGTTTAA